The Solanum lycopersicum chromosome 6, SLM_r2.1 genome has a window encoding:
- the psi14C gene encoding inorganic pyrophosphatase 1-like, with amino-acid sequence MAGIVVVFDFDKTIIEVDSDNWVVDELGATDLFNQLLPTMPWNSLMDRMMKELHTQGKTIQDIEEVLKRVPIHPRIVPAIKSAHALGCDLRVISDANVFFIETILKHLGIRDCFSEINTNPGYVDGEGRLRILPYVDFQKSPHSCNLCPPNMCKGMIVERIQAKEGKKRMIYLGDGIGDFCPSLKLREADFVMPRKDFPAWNLINKNRTLVKAGVHEWTNGKELEHILLQWINTINIEESQLLSMENCKFQTKHNAAHGALPRPLPVPY; translated from the exons ATGGCTGGAATTGTAGTGGTTTTCGACTTTGACAAGACAATTATTGAGGTGGATAGTGATAATTGGGTGGTGGATGAGTTAGGCGCCACTGATTTGTTCAATCAACTTCTCCCTACTATGCCATGGAACTCTCTCATG GATAGAATGATGAAGGAGCTTCATACACAAGGCAAAACAATACAAGACATTGAAGAGGTACTGAAACGGGTTCCCATACACCCCAGGATTGTTCCGGCTATTAAATCAGCTCATGCATTAGG GTGTGATTTGAGAGTAATTAGCGATGCAAATGTATTCTTCATCGAAACAATATTGAAACATCTCGGAATCAGGGATTGTTTTTCTGAGATCAACACCAATCCAGGCTACGTCGATGGGGAAGGCAGGCTTCGAATCCTCCCTTATGTTGATTTTCAAAAATCCCCTCATAGTTGCAATCTCTGCCCTCCCAACATGTGCAAG GGTATGATAGTAGAGAGAATTCAAGCTAAGGAAGGGAAGAAGAGAATGATTTATCTAGGCGATGGAATCGGCGATTTCTGCCCCAGTTTGAAGCTGAGGGAAGCAGATTTTGTGATGCCAAGAAAAGATTTCCCAGCCtggaatttgataaataaaaacagGACACTAGTAAAAGCAGGGGTCCACGAGTGGACCAACGGCAAAGAACTTGAACACATTTTGCTACAATGGATCAACACAATCAACATTGAAGAAAGCCAATTGTTATCAATGGAGAATTGCAAATTCCAGACGAAACACAATGCAGCTCATGGAGCCTTGCCACGGCCTCTTCCAGTACCTTACTAA